The following coding sequences are from one Verrucosispora sp. WMMD573 window:
- a CDS encoding glycosyltransferase: MTEPPARRSRRPVRGRRVVPPPSWILFGVLCAVLAAVLLVGAYANASFAPDRQQSHEGQREVPAAVVAGGPIISSAGGRTRSYRLPPRTVALTFDDGPDPFWTREVLRVLAAHQVPATFFVVGSQVARHPELVGEVAADGHEIGVHTFTHPDLTVLPDWRRRMEYTQTQLAIASAAGVRTSLIRFPYSSYAEAIDDLDWPVFVQAGELGYLNVLNDTDSRDWALPGVEQILANATPPGYSGAVTLWHDAGGERAQTVAALDRFIPLMKERGYRFVTVTGGLNLALAEAGVDHRVDAGQPAGAGERWRGRMLIWGVQGADRTLGWLGFIFVAVGVLTVGRTVLLLALAGRHARRRRAPDWAWGPPVTEPVSVIVPAYNEKEGIAAAVRSLAGGDHPGGIEVIVVDDGSTDGTAEIVEALRLPNVRVVRRPNGGKPSALNTGVALARHELIVMVDGDTVFERDSVRRLVQPFADPQVGAVAGNVKVGNRDSLIAKWQHIEYVIGFNLDRRLYETLRCMSTVPGAIGAFRRQALRYAGGLTDDTLAEDTDITMALGRAGWKVVYEETARAWTEAPATLGQLWKQRYRWSYGTMQAMWKHRRSLVDRGASGRFARRCLLFLSLFGVLLPLLAPVIDLLALYGLFFLDRSATAVAWLVMLAVQTLTAVVAFRLDREKLSVLWVLPLQQFVYRQLMYLVMIQSVTTALTGGRLGWQKLRRTGLTPTPTSSR; encoded by the coding sequence ATGACTGAACCGCCGGCGCGCCGGTCCCGCCGGCCGGTACGTGGTCGCCGTGTCGTGCCGCCGCCGAGTTGGATCCTCTTCGGCGTCCTCTGTGCGGTGCTGGCCGCCGTGCTGCTCGTCGGCGCGTACGCCAACGCGTCCTTCGCACCGGATCGTCAGCAGAGCCACGAGGGGCAGCGTGAGGTGCCGGCGGCGGTGGTCGCCGGTGGCCCGATCATCAGCAGCGCCGGTGGGCGGACCCGGTCGTACCGACTGCCGCCACGCACCGTCGCGCTCACCTTCGACGACGGTCCTGACCCGTTCTGGACCCGCGAGGTGCTGCGGGTGCTGGCCGCCCATCAGGTGCCGGCGACCTTCTTCGTGGTCGGTTCGCAGGTGGCCCGTCATCCGGAACTGGTCGGGGAAGTGGCCGCCGACGGCCACGAAATCGGCGTGCACACCTTCACGCACCCGGACCTGACCGTGCTGCCCGACTGGCGGCGACGGATGGAGTACACCCAGACCCAGTTGGCCATCGCCAGCGCGGCCGGGGTCCGTACCTCCCTGATCCGCTTCCCGTACTCCTCCTACGCCGAGGCCATCGACGATCTGGACTGGCCGGTGTTCGTCCAGGCCGGCGAGCTCGGCTACCTCAACGTGCTCAACGACACCGACAGCCGGGACTGGGCACTGCCCGGCGTGGAGCAGATCCTCGCCAACGCCACACCGCCCGGTTACTCGGGAGCGGTCACGCTCTGGCACGACGCGGGCGGCGAACGCGCGCAGACCGTTGCCGCGCTCGACCGCTTCATCCCGCTGATGAAGGAGCGCGGCTACCGCTTCGTCACGGTTACCGGCGGCCTGAACCTCGCGCTGGCCGAGGCCGGCGTCGACCACCGGGTCGACGCCGGCCAGCCGGCCGGTGCGGGGGAGCGCTGGCGCGGCCGGATGTTGATCTGGGGCGTGCAGGGCGCGGACCGGACACTGGGTTGGCTCGGGTTCATCTTCGTGGCGGTGGGCGTGCTGACGGTGGGCCGTACCGTCCTGCTGCTCGCGCTCGCCGGTCGGCACGCCCGGCGACGCCGCGCCCCCGACTGGGCCTGGGGGCCGCCGGTGACCGAGCCGGTCTCGGTGATCGTGCCCGCGTACAACGAGAAGGAGGGGATCGCCGCGGCCGTCCGCTCGCTGGCCGGTGGCGACCATCCGGGCGGCATCGAGGTGATCGTCGTCGACGACGGCTCCACCGACGGCACGGCGGAGATCGTCGAGGCGCTCCGGCTGCCGAACGTCCGGGTCGTGCGGAGGCCGAACGGCGGCAAGCCGAGCGCGTTGAACACCGGAGTCGCGCTGGCCCGACACGAACTGATCGTGATGGTCGACGGGGACACCGTGTTCGAGCGTGATTCGGTGCGACGGCTCGTCCAACCCTTCGCGGATCCGCAGGTCGGCGCGGTCGCCGGCAACGTCAAGGTGGGCAACCGCGACAGCCTGATCGCCAAGTGGCAGCACATCGAGTACGTCATCGGCTTCAACCTCGACCGTCGGCTGTACGAGACGTTGCGCTGCATGTCCACAGTGCCCGGGGCGATCGGCGCCTTCCGCCGTCAGGCGCTGCGCTACGCCGGTGGCCTGACCGACGACACGCTGGCCGAGGACACCGACATCACCATGGCGCTCGGCCGCGCCGGCTGGAAGGTGGTCTACGAGGAGACGGCCCGGGCGTGGACCGAGGCCCCGGCGACGCTGGGGCAGTTGTGGAAGCAGCGGTACCGGTGGAGCTACGGCACCATGCAGGCGATGTGGAAACACCGGCGCTCGCTTGTCGACCGTGGCGCCTCCGGCCGCTTCGCCCGTCGCTGCCTGCTGTTCCTGAGCCTGTTCGGGGTGCTGTTGCCGCTGCTGGCACCGGTGATCGATCTACTCGCGCTCTACGGCCTGTTCTTCCTCGACCGGAGTGCGACGGCGGTGGCCTGGCTGGTCATGCTCGCGGTGCAGACGCTCACCGCCGTGGTCGCGTTCCGCCTGGACCGGGAGAAGCTGAGTGTGCTGTGGGTGCTGCCGCTGCAGCAGTTCGTGTACCGGCAGCTGATGTACCTCGTGATGATCCAGTCGGTGACGACCGCGCTGACCGGTGGCCGCCTCGGCTGGCAGAAACTTCGCCGCACCGGCCTGACACCCACCCCCACCAGCTCTCGTTGA
- a CDS encoding ATP-binding cassette domain-containing protein has protein sequence MTDGRPSPTNDAQIVVSGLTKRYRNVLAVNNLSFTVEPGRVTGFLGPNGAGKTTTLRMLLNLVTPTAGGATIGGQRYPDLADPLRHVGAVLEASSAHKGRTGINHLRVISAAAGLPRERADQALELVGLTPAAKRKFKGYSLGMKQRLGIAAAMLGDPRVLILDEPANGLDPEGIRWMRGFLKGLAAEGRTVLVSSHLLSEMQLLADDVVIIAAGQLVRQGPVEQVIGSMAQGVRVRVRTPQADALTAALKDGPATVENDGQGALLIGGVDAPAVGRAALTAGVELHELTTERPDLERVFLELTAGKAGIR, from the coding sequence ATGACCGACGGGCGACCAAGCCCCACCAACGACGCGCAGATCGTGGTCTCCGGTCTGACCAAGCGGTACCGCAACGTGCTCGCGGTCAACAACCTGTCCTTCACTGTCGAACCGGGTCGGGTCACCGGCTTCCTCGGCCCGAACGGTGCGGGTAAGACCACCACCCTGCGAATGCTGCTGAACCTGGTCACGCCGACCGCCGGAGGAGCGACCATCGGTGGCCAGCGGTACCCCGATCTGGCCGACCCGCTGCGGCATGTCGGCGCGGTCCTGGAGGCGTCCAGCGCGCACAAGGGCCGCACCGGCATCAACCACCTGCGGGTGATCTCCGCGGCGGCCGGGTTGCCGCGGGAGCGGGCCGACCAGGCGTTGGAGTTGGTCGGGCTGACGCCGGCCGCCAAGCGCAAGTTCAAGGGCTACTCGCTGGGCATGAAGCAGCGGCTCGGCATCGCCGCGGCGATGCTCGGCGACCCGCGGGTGCTGATCCTCGACGAGCCGGCCAACGGCCTGGACCCGGAGGGCATCCGGTGGATGCGCGGGTTCCTCAAGGGCCTGGCGGCCGAGGGCCGCACCGTGCTCGTCTCCAGCCACCTGCTCTCGGAGATGCAGCTGCTGGCCGACGACGTGGTGATCATCGCGGCCGGACAGCTGGTCCGGCAGGGTCCGGTGGAACAGGTGATCGGTTCGATGGCGCAGGGCGTCCGGGTCCGGGTCCGCACCCCGCAGGCCGACGCGCTGACCGCCGCGCTCAAGGACGGGCCGGCCACGGTGGAGAACGACGGGCAGGGCGCCCTCCTGATCGGTGGGGTCGACGCCCCGGCAGTGGGCCGGGCGGCCCTGACCGCCGGGGTGGAGCTGCACGAGCTGACCACTGAACGACCCGACCTGGAACGCGTGTTCCTGGAACTGACGGCCGGAAAGGCGGGCATCCGATGA
- a CDS encoding DUF6104 family protein yields the protein MYFTDRGIEELVERRGDEQVSLEWLAARLRDFVDVNPEFEVPVERFATWLARLDDDDDD from the coding sequence ATGTACTTCACCGACCGGGGCATCGAGGAACTGGTCGAGCGGCGCGGCGACGAGCAGGTCAGCCTGGAGTGGCTGGCCGCCCGGCTACGCGACTTCGTCGACGTGAACCCGGAGTTCGAGGTGCCGGTCGAGCGGTTCGCCACCTGGCTGGCCCGACTCGACGACGATGACGACGACTGA
- a CDS encoding multifunctional oxoglutarate decarboxylase/oxoglutarate dehydrogenase thiamine pyrophosphate-binding subunit/dihydrolipoyllysine-residue succinyltransferase subunit: MSTQQTSQENPLAGFGPNEWIVEEMYQRYLADPSSVDPAWHDFFADYRPGQSTAGTGDGRPASTAATTDATPARAEPAPKSEPAAKAEPAGEGERRTTAATSKPAPAAAKPTTTKPATTKPAAAKPAAAKAEPTKSQPTRTAPTANGPQTTPLRGVAAKIVQNMDASLAVPTATSVRAVPAKLLVDNRIVINNHLARGRGGKVSFTHLIGYALVRALVAHPEMNNSFAEVDGKPVMVRPEHVNLGIAIDLTKPDGSRNLVVPSIKACEQMDFRQFWQAYEDVVRRARRNELTMEDYSGTTISLTNPGGIGTVHSMPRLMQGQSAIIGVGAMEYPAPYQGMSEATLAELAVSKVITLTSTYDHRIIQGAQSGEFLKVMHELMLGEHGFYDQIFTSLRIPYEPVRWMRDVAVDSEGQINKTARVHELIHSYRVRGHLMADTDPLEFKIRKHPDLDVLQHGLTLWDLDRTFPVNGFAGRQRMKLREILGVLRDSYCRRVGIEYMHIQDPAERRWIQERVERKYEKPPAGEQKHVLNRLNAAEAFETFLQTKYVGQKRFSLEGGESLIPLLGEVLESAAEGGLDEVVIGMAHRGRLNVLANIVGKPYEKIFSEFEGHLDPRSTQGSGDVKYHLGQNGKFTTPDGDHAVKVSVVANPSHLEAVDPVLEGIVRAKQDRIDLKLEGYTVLPLAVHGDAAFAGQGVVAETLNLSQLRGYRTGGTVHVVVNNQVGFTTAPEYSRSSLYSTDVARMIQAPIFHVNGDDPEAVVRVARLAFEYRQAFNKDVVIDLVCYRRRGHNEGDDPSMSNPQMYRIIDSKRSVRKLYTEELIGRGDITLEDAEELLRDYQAQLERVFKATRDAASTPRQLSRPPRQDEPEPQVETATEASVIKAIGEAHVNLPDGFTPHKRIRQLLDRRARMAVEGTIDWGFGEIIAFGALLHDGVTVRLAGQDSRRGTFVQRHASIVDAETGDDYLPLQSLTADGERSRFFVHDSLLSEYAAMGFEYGYSVENLDALVCWEAQFGDFVNGSQSVIDEFISSGEVKWGQRSAVTLLLPHGHEGQGPDHTSGRPERFLQLCAEDNMRVANPTTPANYFHLLRRQALSPKRKPLVVFTPKSLLRHKLCVSSVEDFTTGTFSPVLADPAAGNPERVKRVLLCSGKVYYDLFQARQERGISNTAIIRLEQLYPMPVEEIRAALAQFPNAEDFAWVQEEPANQGAWSFVALNLLEHLDGVRLRRISRPAAAAPAVGSAKMHEVEQNALIEAALPRP; encoded by the coding sequence GTGTCGACCCAGCAGACTTCGCAGGAGAACCCACTGGCGGGTTTCGGCCCGAACGAGTGGATCGTCGAGGAGATGTACCAGCGCTACCTCGCCGATCCCAGCAGCGTCGACCCGGCCTGGCACGACTTCTTCGCCGACTACCGGCCCGGTCAGAGCACAGCGGGCACCGGTGACGGGCGGCCGGCCAGCACCGCCGCGACCACGGACGCCACCCCGGCCAGGGCCGAGCCGGCGCCGAAGAGCGAACCGGCGGCGAAGGCCGAGCCGGCGGGCGAGGGGGAACGCCGTACGACGGCGGCGACGTCGAAGCCGGCGCCCGCCGCGGCGAAGCCGACCACCACGAAGCCGGCCACCACGAAGCCGGCCGCAGCGAAGCCGGCCGCAGCGAAGGCCGAGCCGACGAAGAGCCAGCCGACCCGGACCGCACCCACCGCCAACGGCCCGCAGACCACGCCACTGCGCGGAGTGGCCGCCAAGATCGTTCAGAACATGGACGCCTCGCTGGCCGTGCCGACCGCGACCAGCGTCCGAGCCGTGCCGGCCAAGCTCCTGGTCGACAACCGCATCGTGATCAACAATCATCTCGCCCGGGGGCGTGGCGGCAAGGTCAGCTTCACCCACCTGATCGGCTACGCCCTGGTGCGGGCGCTGGTCGCGCACCCCGAGATGAACAACTCCTTCGCCGAGGTCGACGGCAAGCCGGTGATGGTCCGCCCCGAGCACGTCAACCTGGGCATCGCCATCGACCTGACCAAGCCGGACGGCAGCCGCAACCTGGTGGTCCCCTCCATCAAGGCCTGCGAGCAGATGGACTTCCGGCAGTTCTGGCAGGCGTACGAGGACGTCGTGCGGCGTGCCCGACGCAACGAGCTGACCATGGAGGACTACTCCGGCACCACGATCTCGCTGACCAACCCGGGCGGCATCGGCACGGTGCACTCCATGCCGCGGCTGATGCAGGGCCAGAGCGCGATCATCGGCGTCGGTGCCATGGAGTACCCGGCGCCGTACCAGGGCATGAGCGAGGCCACCCTGGCCGAGTTGGCGGTCAGCAAGGTCATCACGCTGACCAGCACCTACGACCACCGGATCATCCAGGGCGCGCAGTCCGGCGAGTTCCTCAAGGTCATGCACGAGCTGATGCTCGGCGAGCACGGCTTCTACGACCAGATCTTCACCTCGCTGCGAATCCCCTACGAGCCGGTGCGCTGGATGCGCGACGTCGCGGTCGACAGCGAGGGTCAGATCAACAAGACCGCCCGGGTCCACGAGCTGATCCACTCCTACCGGGTGCGCGGTCACCTGATGGCCGACACGGACCCGCTGGAGTTCAAGATCCGTAAGCACCCGGATCTGGACGTCCTCCAGCACGGGCTGACCCTGTGGGACCTCGACCGCACCTTCCCGGTGAACGGCTTCGCCGGCCGGCAGCGGATGAAGCTGCGGGAGATCCTCGGTGTGCTGCGCGACTCGTACTGCCGCCGCGTCGGTATCGAGTACATGCACATTCAGGATCCGGCCGAGCGTCGCTGGATCCAGGAGCGGGTCGAGCGCAAGTACGAGAAGCCGCCGGCCGGCGAGCAGAAGCACGTGCTGAACCGGCTCAACGCCGCCGAGGCCTTCGAGACCTTCCTACAGACCAAGTACGTCGGCCAGAAGCGCTTCTCGCTGGAGGGTGGCGAGTCGCTCATCCCGCTGCTCGGTGAGGTGCTGGAGTCCGCCGCCGAGGGTGGGCTGGACGAGGTCGTCATCGGCATGGCCCACCGGGGCCGGCTCAACGTGCTGGCCAACATCGTCGGCAAGCCGTACGAGAAAATCTTCTCCGAGTTCGAGGGGCATCTGGACCCACGGTCCACCCAGGGCTCGGGCGACGTGAAGTACCACCTGGGCCAGAACGGCAAGTTCACCACCCCCGACGGCGACCACGCCGTGAAGGTCTCGGTGGTGGCGAACCCGTCGCACCTGGAGGCCGTCGACCCGGTGCTGGAGGGCATCGTCCGGGCCAAGCAGGACCGCATCGACCTCAAGCTGGAGGGCTACACCGTGCTGCCGCTGGCGGTGCACGGCGACGCGGCCTTCGCCGGCCAGGGCGTGGTGGCCGAAACGCTCAACCTCTCCCAGCTGCGTGGTTACCGCACCGGCGGGACGGTGCACGTGGTGGTCAACAACCAGGTCGGCTTCACCACCGCCCCGGAGTACAGCCGCTCCAGCCTCTACAGCACCGACGTGGCCCGGATGATCCAGGCCCCGATCTTCCACGTCAACGGCGACGACCCCGAGGCCGTGGTCCGGGTCGCCCGGCTCGCCTTCGAGTACCGCCAGGCGTTCAACAAGGACGTCGTCATCGACCTGGTCTGCTACCGGCGGCGCGGGCACAACGAGGGCGACGACCCCTCGATGTCCAACCCCCAGATGTACCGGATCATCGACTCGAAGCGCTCGGTCCGCAAGCTCTACACCGAGGAGCTGATCGGACGGGGCGACATCACCCTGGAAGACGCCGAGGAACTGCTGCGCGACTACCAGGCGCAGCTGGAGCGGGTCTTCAAGGCCACCCGCGACGCGGCCAGCACGCCACGTCAGCTCAGCCGGCCGCCGCGACAGGACGAGCCCGAGCCGCAGGTGGAGACGGCGACCGAGGCGTCGGTCATCAAGGCCATCGGTGAGGCGCACGTCAACCTGCCCGATGGCTTCACCCCGCACAAGCGGATCCGGCAGCTGCTCGACCGGCGGGCCCGGATGGCCGTCGAAGGCACCATCGACTGGGGTTTCGGCGAGATCATCGCCTTCGGTGCGCTGCTGCACGACGGGGTCACCGTCCGGCTCGCCGGGCAGGACTCGCGCCGCGGCACCTTCGTGCAGCGGCACGCCTCGATCGTCGACGCGGAGACCGGCGACGACTACCTGCCGTTGCAGTCACTCACCGCAGACGGCGAGCGGTCCCGGTTTTTCGTGCACGACTCGCTGTTGAGCGAGTACGCGGCGATGGGCTTCGAGTACGGCTACTCGGTGGAGAACCTCGATGCGCTGGTCTGCTGGGAGGCGCAGTTCGGTGACTTCGTCAACGGCTCCCAGTCGGTGATCGACGAGTTCATCTCCTCGGGTGAGGTGAAGTGGGGCCAGCGCTCCGCGGTCACCCTGCTGCTGCCGCACGGCCACGAGGGCCAGGGGCCGGACCACACCTCCGGCCGCCCGGAGCGCTTCCTCCAGCTTTGCGCCGAGGACAACATGCGGGTGGCGAACCCGACCACCCCGGCGAACTACTTCCACCTGCTGCGCCGCCAGGCCCTCTCGCCCAAGCGCAAGCCGCTTGTGGTGTTCACGCCGAAGTCGCTGCTGCGGCACAAGCTCTGCGTCTCGTCGGTGGAGGACTTCACCACCGGCACCTTCTCCCCGGTGCTGGCCGACCCGGCGGCCGGTAACCCCGAGCGGGTCAAGCGGGTGCTGCTCTGCTCGGGCAAGGTCTACTACGACCTGTTCCAGGCCCGGCAGGAGCGCGGCATCAGCAACACCGCGATCATCCGGCTGGAGCAGCTCTACCCGATGCCGGTGGAGGAGATCCGGGCCGCGCTCGCGCAGTTCCCGAACGCGGAGGACTTCGCCTGGGTGCAGGAGGAGCCGGCCAACCAGGGTGCCTGGTCGTTCGTCGCGCTCAACCTGCTGGAGCACCTCGACGGTGTCCGGCTGCGCCGCATCTCCCGTCCGGCCGCCGCGGCTCCGGCCGTCGGGTCGGCGAAGATGCACGAGGTCGAGCAGAACGCGCTTATCGAGGCGGCCCTGCCCCGTCCCTGA
- a CDS encoding glycoside hydrolase family 6 protein encodes MSITRAVARPRRGPSPSVPAIVSGRRAAVAAGVALALLLAGCSDEPAPPRVPDAVGSASPPVPSVFYLDPANPAEAEAQRRAARGDLTAAEALRSIGSRPSAKWLTGDAVRDEVDAFLGQAAIAGQTPVLVVHNVPQRDCGRQGEGGARTGAEYQAWIRDVAAGVAGRPVIVVLEPGALPDAVAGCVRDAAGRLALLRDAVTVLASTGKARIYLDAGHPGWIRDVEALAAALRQAGVDQADGFALNVANFVRTTDNVTYGHRISDALGGDTTFVVDTSRNGNGPYPAERVGGAPSWCNPPGRAIGEEPTADAGLPRVDALLWIKFPGESDGDCRTGEPPAGQFWPTYAISLVDPPPTR; translated from the coding sequence GTGTCCATCACCCGCGCGGTCGCCCGGCCTCGACGCGGGCCGTCGCCGAGCGTGCCCGCAATCGTGTCCGGTCGCCGGGCGGCCGTGGCGGCCGGCGTCGCCCTGGCATTGCTGCTGGCCGGGTGTTCCGACGAACCCGCCCCACCTCGGGTACCCGACGCGGTCGGCTCCGCGTCACCGCCCGTACCCTCGGTGTTCTATCTCGACCCAGCCAATCCGGCCGAGGCGGAGGCACAGCGGCGCGCGGCCCGGGGGGACTTGACCGCGGCTGAGGCGCTGCGGTCGATCGGCAGCCGGCCCAGCGCGAAGTGGTTGACCGGCGACGCGGTGCGTGACGAGGTCGACGCCTTCCTGGGGCAGGCCGCGATCGCGGGCCAGACACCCGTGCTGGTGGTGCACAACGTGCCGCAACGCGACTGCGGCCGGCAGGGCGAGGGGGGCGCCCGTACCGGCGCGGAGTACCAGGCGTGGATCCGCGATGTCGCGGCCGGTGTCGCCGGCCGCCCGGTGATCGTCGTCCTCGAACCGGGTGCGCTGCCCGACGCGGTGGCGGGCTGTGTCCGCGACGCCGCCGGCCGGCTCGCCCTGCTGCGCGACGCGGTCACCGTGCTCGCCAGCACCGGCAAGGCCCGGATCTACCTCGATGCCGGGCATCCGGGGTGGATCCGCGACGTCGAGGCGTTGGCGGCAGCCCTGCGCCAGGCCGGCGTGGATCAGGCCGACGGGTTCGCGCTCAACGTGGCGAACTTCGTCCGCACCACGGACAACGTGACCTACGGCCACCGGATCTCCGACGCGCTCGGCGGCGACACCACGTTCGTCGTCGACACCAGCCGCAACGGCAACGGCCCCTACCCGGCCGAGCGTGTCGGCGGTGCACCGAGCTGGTGCAACCCGCCGGGCCGGGCGATCGGCGAGGAACCCACCGCCGACGCCGGTCTACCACGGGTGGACGCCCTGCTCTGGATCAAGTTCCCCGGCGAGTCCGACGGCGACTGCCGTACCGGCGAACCACCCGCCGGCCAGTTCTGGCCCACCTACGCCATCTCGCTCGTCGACCCCCCACCAACCCGTTGA
- a CDS encoding ABC transporter permease → MTNLVRSELLKIRTTSTWWWLAIGAFLSIALAFAFNAWLANETLSGGGEEFGYTGDAASAPAQAANLYTSGQYLGLMFVMLIGILMVTNEFFHQTATTTFLATPRRTSVIASKLIAASLLGFAFWLVTTIIDLAAGATFLSLNDYGTLLGEWEVQRALLLNLMAYAIWTVLGVGIGTLITNQLGAVITASVLYLIGTQVVGLLFLLLANLLDNMAVIKWQVIWPAAASQVMITPGENEMLPAWWVGAVVLVGYAVVSGMVGILITRRRDIS, encoded by the coding sequence ATGACCAACCTTGTCCGGTCCGAACTGCTCAAGATCCGTACGACCAGCACCTGGTGGTGGCTGGCCATCGGGGCGTTCCTGTCGATCGCCCTGGCCTTCGCCTTCAACGCGTGGCTGGCCAACGAGACGCTCAGCGGCGGCGGAGAGGAGTTCGGCTACACCGGCGACGCCGCCTCCGCGCCTGCTCAGGCCGCGAACCTCTACACCTCGGGGCAGTACCTGGGGCTGATGTTCGTGATGCTGATCGGCATCCTCATGGTCACCAACGAGTTCTTCCACCAGACCGCGACCACGACGTTCCTGGCCACCCCGCGACGCACCTCGGTGATCGCCAGCAAGCTCATCGCGGCCAGCCTGCTCGGCTTCGCGTTCTGGCTGGTGACGACGATCATCGACCTCGCCGCCGGAGCGACGTTCCTGTCGCTCAACGACTACGGCACGCTGCTCGGCGAATGGGAGGTGCAACGGGCCCTGCTGCTCAACCTGATGGCGTACGCGATCTGGACGGTGCTCGGCGTGGGCATCGGCACGCTGATCACCAACCAGTTGGGCGCGGTGATCACCGCCTCGGTGCTCTACCTGATCGGCACCCAGGTGGTGGGCCTGCTCTTCCTGCTGCTGGCCAACCTGCTCGACAACATGGCTGTGATCAAGTGGCAGGTGATCTGGCCGGCCGCCGCCTCCCAGGTCATGATCACGCCAGGCGAGAACGAGATGCTGCCCGCCTGGTGGGTCGGCGCGGTCGTGCTGGTGGGCTACGCCGTGGTCAGCGGCATGGTCGGCATTCTCATCACCCGGCGCCGCGACATCTCCTGA